In the Piscinibacter sp. XHJ-5 genome, one interval contains:
- the galE gene encoding UDP-glucose 4-epimerase GalE, with protein sequence MSAATILLTGATGYIASHTWLSLLSAGFRVVGIDDFSNSSPRVLERLATLAGQTPVFEKVDVCDGASLDRVFERHAVDAVVHFAAFKAVGESAQKPLAYYANNVGGLISLMRAMERHHRRVVVFSSSATVYGQPEALPIREDAPLSATNPYGATKLMGENILRDVERADPAWKIALLRYFNPAGAHPSGLIGEDPHGVPNNLMPFITQVAVGKRPTLRVFGDDYDTPDGTGVRDYIHVVDLAEGHVAALRYLLDQQRGITANLGTGRGYSVLEMVRAFERASGRPVPYEVAPRRPGDVDAVYADVELAHRLLGWRATRDLDAMCADSWRWQHMNPNGFEPVPTPVTSV encoded by the coding sequence ATGAGCGCAGCGACCATCCTCCTGACGGGTGCGACCGGCTACATCGCCTCGCATACCTGGCTGTCGCTGCTGTCGGCCGGCTTTCGCGTCGTGGGCATCGACGACTTCTCGAACAGCTCGCCGCGGGTGCTCGAACGGCTGGCCACGCTGGCCGGCCAGACGCCGGTGTTCGAGAAGGTCGACGTGTGCGACGGCGCGTCACTCGACCGCGTGTTCGAGCGCCATGCAGTAGACGCGGTCGTCCACTTCGCGGCCTTCAAGGCGGTCGGCGAAAGCGCGCAGAAGCCGCTGGCGTACTACGCCAACAACGTCGGGGGGCTGATCAGCCTCATGCGCGCCATGGAGCGCCACCATCGCCGCGTGGTGGTGTTCAGTTCCAGCGCCACCGTCTACGGCCAGCCCGAGGCGCTGCCCATCCGCGAGGACGCGCCGCTCTCGGCCACCAACCCGTACGGCGCGACCAAGCTGATGGGCGAAAACATCCTGCGCGACGTGGAGCGTGCCGATCCCGCGTGGAAGATCGCACTTCTGCGCTACTTCAACCCCGCGGGCGCGCATCCCAGCGGACTGATCGGCGAAGACCCGCACGGCGTGCCCAACAACCTCATGCCGTTCATCACGCAGGTCGCCGTGGGCAAGCGGCCCACGCTGCGTGTCTTCGGCGACGACTACGACACGCCCGACGGCACCGGCGTGCGCGACTACATCCATGTCGTCGACCTCGCCGAGGGCCATGTGGCGGCGCTGCGATACCTGCTCGATCAGCAGCGGGGCATCACCGCCAACCTGGGCACAGGCCGAGGCTACAGCGTGCTGGAGATGGTCCGCGCCTTCGAGAGGGCGAGCGGCCGCCCGGTGCCCTACGAGGTGGCGCCGCGTCGTCCCGGCGACGTCGATGCCGTCTATGCCGATGTCGAGCTCGCCCACCGTCTTCTCGGATGGCGGGCCACGCGTGACCTGGATGCCATGTGCGCCGACAGCTGGCGCTGGCAGCACATGAATCCGAACGGCTTCGAACCCGTCCCCACCCCGGTCACGTCCGTATGA
- a CDS encoding undecaprenyl-phosphate glucose phosphotransferase gives MFEDRTYKRTFYSAPQSVTSLVAAFLEPAITVFTFLGANWVLEEPVTRAELTLCLLVFALTFPGRNRFRDNLIAAGVDIVSSWVMLIGILALCGYATRSLGYFEEQALFTWIFLTPVLQWVAVWVGQRVVRFTASRADARRSAIVVGAGSLGVKVARALSDAEDHGIDFVGYFDDRTDDRVHEAAIRQRLGGLRDVSEYIRLHGIREVFITLPLGSQPRIVELLEQVQGTTASLYFVPDVFGISIIQGRLQDMNGVPVVGICETPFTGTNELVKRVSDIVIASLIIVLISPVLLALAIGVKLSSPGPVIFKQKRNGLDGEEITVWKFRSMTAQDNGPVVRQATKNDPRVTRFGAFLRRTSLDELPQFFNVLQGRMSIVGPRPHAVAHNEEYRRIIKAYMVRHKVKPGITGWAQVNGHRGETDTIEKMQARVEYDLEYLRNWSLGLDLQIIVRTIRLVFFDRNAY, from the coding sequence ATGTTTGAAGACCGCACCTACAAGAGGACCTTCTACAGCGCGCCGCAATCCGTGACGTCGCTGGTGGCGGCATTCCTCGAGCCAGCGATCACGGTCTTCACGTTTCTCGGCGCCAACTGGGTCCTCGAGGAGCCGGTGACACGGGCGGAGCTCACCCTGTGCCTGCTGGTCTTCGCGCTGACCTTTCCGGGTCGCAACCGCTTTCGCGACAACCTCATCGCTGCCGGCGTCGACATCGTGTCGTCCTGGGTGATGCTGATCGGCATCCTCGCGCTGTGCGGCTATGCGACACGCAGCCTCGGCTACTTCGAGGAGCAGGCGCTGTTCACCTGGATCTTCCTCACGCCGGTGCTGCAGTGGGTCGCGGTGTGGGTCGGGCAGCGCGTGGTGCGCTTCACCGCCTCGCGGGCGGACGCGCGGCGCTCGGCCATCGTGGTGGGCGCTGGCTCGCTGGGCGTCAAGGTGGCACGGGCGCTGTCCGACGCCGAAGACCACGGCATCGACTTCGTCGGCTACTTCGACGACCGCACCGACGACCGCGTTCACGAGGCAGCGATCCGCCAGCGCCTGGGCGGGCTGCGGGACGTCTCGGAGTACATCCGGCTGCACGGCATCCGCGAAGTGTTCATCACGCTGCCCCTCGGCTCGCAGCCGCGCATCGTCGAGCTGCTCGAGCAGGTTCAGGGCACGACCGCCTCGCTCTACTTCGTGCCAGACGTCTTCGGCATCAGCATCATCCAGGGCCGCCTGCAGGACATGAACGGCGTGCCGGTCGTCGGCATCTGCGAGACGCCCTTCACCGGCACCAACGAGCTGGTCAAGCGGGTGAGCGACATCGTCATCGCCAGCCTCATCATCGTGCTCATCTCGCCGGTGCTTCTTGCGCTGGCGATCGGCGTCAAGCTCAGCTCGCCCGGGCCGGTGATCTTCAAGCAGAAGCGCAACGGCCTCGACGGCGAGGAGATCACGGTCTGGAAGTTCCGCTCGATGACCGCACAGGACAACGGACCGGTCGTGCGGCAGGCGACGAAGAACGATCCGCGCGTGACGCGCTTCGGCGCATTCCTGCGGCGAACCTCGCTCGACGAGCTGCCTCAGTTCTTCAACGTCCTCCAGGGACGCATGAGCATCGTCGGACCGCGGCCGCACGCCGTGGCCCACAATGAGGAGTACCGGCGCATCATCAAGGCCTACATGGTCCGCCACAAGGTCAAGCCGGGCATCACCGGCTGGGCGCAGGTCAACGGTCACCGGGGGGAGACCGATACCATCGAGAAGATGCAGGCACGTGTCGAATACGACCTCGAATATCTGCGGAACTGGTCCCTCGGACTCGATCTGCAGATCATCGTGCGTACCATCCGCCTCGTGTTTTTCGACCGGAACGCTTATTGA